Proteins from one Chroococcidiopsis sp. CCMEE 29 genomic window:
- a CDS encoding patatin-like phospholipase family protein, translated as MSQKLAIAISGAVSLGSFESGVMYEIIEAIAQHNQHPETTEDQKIIIDVITGASAGAMTAAILAQKLLFEADKLRNPNQNDIYRAWVEDADIHTLLQFGEGDDPDKAILSSGFVQQVGNKYLLSRYNNSSSPPVAQRHPAVANEIQLGIALSNLNGFDFTKKLINIQGRLNSQDNSFTYTKHKDCYITRIQGNQQDDKRGLWELIKRIAIASGSFPFAFQVQEVERISSDSAYKGSVFYTEPEPGKEPNKKAFAYTDGGIFENEPLGMAISLAKKLDTSRQDYDPRYYEKRFFLYVAPGPKSSGVNPKFRATQATYVNTARALAGAIFTQSRFQDWIQVSDTNESVKDFDKQAWFLRGLLKDNPDKSSEFEGVAEKLLQSLYKEQEQQKDADKERLKKQFKEEYQELASLGENGEAIASSWLKAVQALEKAANLGSKELLTVYAITAKDEELASEKLSAFGGFFDKKFRDYDYYVGRDQAVDFLKQLREKNSQGKQEGQLFLRNFEPGRDLQKPTVDLGDVDLEHVDRKLRKQIKNLLLERLGRIIDSVERRPLVAGPLKFFAKKMADDKLDRLLKLR; from the coding sequence ATGTCTCAAAAACTAGCGATCGCTATCAGTGGTGCTGTTTCTTTGGGTAGCTTTGAGTCTGGTGTAATGTATGAAATTATTGAGGCTATTGCTCAACACAATCAGCACCCAGAAACAACCGAAGATCAAAAAATCATCATTGATGTAATCACAGGTGCATCGGCGGGTGCTATGACTGCCGCTATCTTGGCTCAGAAACTGCTTTTTGAAGCAGATAAACTCCGCAACCCCAACCAAAATGACATCTACCGGGCATGGGTGGAGGATGCTGATATTCACACGTTGCTTCAGTTTGGAGAGGGTGATGATCCTGACAAGGCTATTCTCTCGTCTGGCTTTGTTCAGCAAGTTGGAAACAAGTATCTGTTAAGCCGATACAACAACTCTTCTTCACCACCCGTTGCCCAACGCCACCCTGCTGTAGCTAATGAGATTCAACTGGGAATTGCCTTGTCTAACCTAAATGGTTTTGACTTCACTAAAAAATTGATTAATATTCAGGGGCGACTAAATTCACAGGATAATTCCTTTACCTATACCAAACATAAGGATTGCTATATCACCCGAATTCAGGGCAACCAACAAGATGATAAGCGCGGTCTCTGGGAGCTAATTAAGCGAATTGCAATAGCATCTGGTTCGTTTCCATTTGCATTTCAGGTTCAGGAAGTTGAGAGAATCAGCTCTGATTCAGCTTATAAGGGATCGGTATTTTATACTGAGCCTGAACCCGGAAAAGAGCCCAACAAGAAAGCTTTTGCATACACAGATGGTGGGATTTTCGAGAACGAACCCCTAGGCATGGCAATAAGCCTAGCTAAGAAGTTGGATACATCTCGACAAGATTACGATCCACGATATTATGAAAAACGGTTTTTCCTTTATGTCGCTCCAGGTCCGAAAAGTTCTGGAGTAAATCCGAAGTTCAGAGCTACTCAAGCCACCTATGTGAATACAGCACGCGCCTTAGCAGGGGCAATTTTTACTCAATCTCGCTTTCAAGATTGGATTCAAGTCAGTGATACTAATGAATCAGTCAAAGATTTTGACAAACAGGCTTGGTTTTTAAGAGGCTTACTTAAGGACAATCCAGACAAGTCTTCAGAATTTGAAGGAGTTGCGGAAAAGCTTTTACAATCGCTCTACAAAGAGCAAGAGCAGCAAAAAGACGCGGACAAAGAGCGACTCAAGAAGCAGTTTAAGGAAGAATACCAAGAACTTGCTAGTTTGGGAGAAAATGGAGAGGCGATCGCTAGTAGCTGGTTAAAGGCTGTTCAGGCACTAGAAAAAGCGGCTAACCTTGGCTCTAAAGAACTCTTGACAGTCTACGCTATCACTGCTAAAGATGAAGAGTTAGCAAGCGAGAAATTATCAGCTTTTGGCGGTTTCTTTGATAAAAAGTTTCGCGACTACGACTACTATGTTGGTCGCGATCAGGCTGTTGATTTTCTCAAACAACTGCGAGAAAAAAATAGTCAAGGAAAGCAAGAAGGTCAACTTTTTCTACGCAATTTTGAACCAGGAAGAGATTTACAAAAGCCAACGGTCGATTTGGGAGATGTAGATTTAGAGCATGTTGACCGAAAGCTTCGCAAACAGATTAAAAACCTGCTTTTGGAACGATTGGGGAGAATCATTGATTCTGTAGAAAGACGACCATTGGTTGCTGGACCGCTTAAGTTTTTTGCGAAAAAGATGGCTGACGATAAACTAGACAGACTTCTAAAGTTGAGGTAG